AAATTAATTTATTCATATTTTAAGAAAAAAGGGAAGAAGTGTTTGGAATTTTATGAATATGCAAACTCATTAATGCCAGAATTGCTTAAAGAATTAAAAGAAAATAAATCAAGTAACAAGGTTTATGAATATAAGTTGAAATTTGAAACAATTATAGAAGATGTTTTATTTTCTATAGCAGTATTTAACCAATATTTAAATATTTTTGAAAATGAAAATAATAATAGCAATACATTAAAACCAATTTTAGATTCGATTTATAAAAAGCATTTAATTGATAAAATAAGCCATAAATTAGTTATTTTAGACAAATATTTTAAAAATGAAAAATTTATTCAAAAATCAAGTGAGTTTAAAAACAATAAAAATATTTATAATGATTCACCCATTGCTGATATTGAAGAATATCAAGGTAATTACAGAGTTTGAAAAACTGAAATAGGCATCAAAAATGAAGAAGATTATTCTGAATTGAATAAAGCTGAAATTTAAAATTTAATTACTTTTAACACAAGAGTTAATAAGGTACTAGATTTTGTTAGAAGGCTAGATAAATATATAGATGCTGAACCAAGTTTTAAAACAATTCGTGTTGAAGGATATGAAGAAATTAATTAATAAAATTTAATATATTATGAAATTCTAAATAATTAAAAAACAAGTCAAAATGTTAGAATGCAACTATCTGACTTGTTTTTTTAGTTATTTAAGTTTCATTTTTTCTAATATTGGATTAAAGTCTACTACATTAAAATAGTGAAGTAAGAAGCAAGTTAGAGCAGTTAATCCTAAAATTATAATAATTAAAAAAATGGTTATTAGTGCTACAGTAACAGGACGTTTTTTTGTTTTTTTGTTCTTTTTAGTATTTGTTATTTCTACAGATTGACTATTAGCCATTACAAATGAATCATTTGAAACTTGAGCATTTACGATTGAATCAGTATTTTGTGTTTCATTTTCATCCAGGGTATTAAGTAAGGAATTTTCGTCATTTGAAGGTTTAGAAAAAACAGTTTCATCTTTTGTTATTTCACCATTTTTTTCTTTGTTTGTTTCTTCTCTTATTGCGGTTTGTGTAGAATTTTTGTTCTGATATATATTTTCTTGTTTTATTGGATCATTAATTTCTTTTACTTTTTTATCATTAGAAACAATTGAAGAAACATTTATAAGATTTACCGATCCGCTGTCATATTTGTTATTCAGTGTTCTAGCAACTTCAACTCTAGTGTATTTATCTGTATTAGCTAGACCACTATTTTGTATTTGAAATATTTTATCTTTTGCCTCATTATTTAAATATTCATCTTTTGTTCTCTTTTTTATCTCATATTTTGGTTCAAAATATGACATTGGATTAGCATGAAAAATAAAAATTAAATCTTTATTAATTTTTTCAATTTCAGCATCTGTTTTAAGTTTTGAAAATTTTAATGGATCAATACCGAAATCTGAACAAATAGATGTATAGTCAACTCCATTTTCAAATCCATATGATTGAGCTATAAAAATAAATCTATTATTTCTATCCTTATCTTTAAAATAAGCGATTTGGCCTATTAATTCATTTTTTTTATTTGTGAAAAGTATTAATGTTTCAATTTTAAAACTTATATATCAATTAAATGCATCTAATTGTGACTTAAATTCTGCTATTATGGAATCTTTTTTTGGATGTTTCAATATTCACGGGAACTTTGATTGACTGTTATAACATATAACTACTTTTTTCATAATAATCCTCCAATATAGTGTAAAAATTACTTATACTTATTAATTAATTATATTATTTTAATATTAATAATTAAATATATAAAAGATAGCAAATTTTGATTTTTAATTCTATAGAATAAAATGATTTGTTATTTATAGTATCTGTTAATTTTTATTAGTTTAAAAAATATATTTTTTATGAAATAAATAGTAAAAAACTATATTATTTAATTATTAATTTTGCTTGTATTTGTTTAATTTTATTTATTTAGATTTAATTCAATATAAGTATTTAAGCTACAAATATATTATTAATATTTTCTTTTTTATTCAACAACAATTTTCGTAATTAAAATTAATTTTTAATTAGTTTTAAAAATTTTTTAAAAAATTATTTTGCAAAAAATTTTTTTAATGTATCATATTTACAAGTGGTTATAGCGTGGGGGATCACCTGATACCATTCCGAACTCAGTAGTTAAGCCCCATAGTGCCGAAGATACCAGAGATGGGAAAATAGGGAGCTGCTTTTTTTATTACTTTTTATTTATTAAAAAAGGCAGCAAAATAATGAAGTGGGTATCTGCTTCTTTTTTTGTTTTAAATGATTTTAATTAATTGATATAACAAATATTTAATTAATAAGCTTGAATTTATATTAATTTAGTAATAATTATTTTTTTGATTCTCATTAAATAACTTAATATTTTTTATTTTAAATCTATTTTTATTATAAATTTCTTGCATATTTATTACTTGTTATTATTGATAATAATATTTAATATTAATAATAATAAATTGCCTGTTTACAATTTATATTCTTTTCTTTTTTGTTTATTAAACTCTTAGAAATTCATAAAATAAAGTATTTTTGTGATTTTTATTTTAGTGTAACATTTGGTTTATGAAAAAATTAAGATTTTTATTGCCGACATTATATCCTTTTGCCTTATTTTCAGTTTCTTGTGTTCAACAACAAGCTAAAAATAATTCAGAAGATAAGAAAAATGATGTTATAAATAAAGAAAATAATGACTCGATAAGAGACACATCAAAAGAAAAGGATACAATAAAAACAGGCAATAGTGCAGAAACAGAAGAACCTGCGCAACAAGAAAAAAATAATGAACAAAGTCAATCAATAGATAATCAAAAACAGTCTAGTTCTCAAAATTCAGATTCAAATCTGTTTAATGATTTAAACTCTATTGAGAAAAACATAACAATTTCAATTCCTTTTTATAAGAATAAAGATGCAAAAAGTTCTTGAGCAGTGCTTAAAAATAACATAAACGAATTAATTCCTTTATTAGGTTTAAATCAGGACATTAATTCAAAATATAGTATCGAATATGCTAATGATAATAATCCAAATGTTGATAATAATGCTGGTAAAATTATAAATATTGGCGTTAAGTTTTCACATAATAATCAAAGTCAAGTATTGTATTTTAATTTAAATGGCTTTTATTTACAAAAAAATAATTTACCAAAAAATAATAAAAATGACTACCTTAAGGCAAAAGTAGATCTTCCAATGTCTGTAAAGGGCTTATATCCTTCATTAATTGCTCATATGTTATTGTATGCAGAAGATCCAAATAAGTACAATCAAAAACAAGTTAACTCTAGTGGTAAATATTTAATAAATTTTGAACAACTTCAAAATAAAAATAATGATTTATTTTATGAGCAAGTAGCTTCATTAAATATTTCACTTAAGGAAGCATTTTTTGAATATAATGAAAATTTCAACAATAAATACATGACAAAAGTTGTTGCAACAAAATTTAATGATATTGAAGGCACGCTTGGTATAAAAATTCAAATAACAAACACAGAAGATGGTCCACGAAACGAACCTGAATTAGCTATTGAATTTGAATTTAATGGTTTAAGAAAAATTGATCTAAATAATGGTAATAATAATGTTATTGGTTTTAACATTTTGCCAACTGATTTAGTAAATTTAATAAACAAAAAAGATCCTATTAAAAAAGTAATTAAAGATAATTATAATAGTCTAAACCAACCAATAGATTTAATTAGAAATTTGGATGATTTTAACTATAAATCACTAATAAATGAATTAAATAAAATCATGAATGTAAGTATCTTAGACAACGAATTAAATACTTATCGTTTTACTAAAGGTAGTGAAAAAATCAGTTCTTTTGAAGGTTTACAACAAAAATTTGGTTTATATCCTTTTTACACACGCTTTAATGATGTTATTAAAAATGTACGTTTAGAAATAACACAAGAAGATGAAAATAAAAATGCACAAATATATTTTGACGTTGAATTACCTATATTTATGCAAAGTTCATACACAGATTTATCTGATAATGAAGCTACAGGTAAGTCAATTACAATAAATGTAAAATCAAAATTTAACTTAAATAAGATTAATAATATAACCTAATGTTGTTTTTGTTTCCTATTTTTTTAATGAGCTATTTACAAGTGAATTTAAATTTGTTACTGTTTTAACAGTACTTACAAATGTGGCGCATTTTACTTTAGGAATTTATATTTATTAATTTAGAACTATTTCATGGTAAAATATAGTTGCAGGTATTAATACGCTGTATACTCATGGTATCGAATTAACGTTTAAGCGATTTGTAAAATCGTCGACCATGAGGGCCGCTTTTAGCGGCTTTTTTAATCTTAAAAGGAGCTAAATAGTGGATATTTACGTTTATTCCGATGAATCAGGAGTTTTTGGCAAAAAACATAACGATTTCTTTGTATTTGCCGGTTTTATATTCATAGGTAAAAAGAGTAAAGACGAGAAATCAAGAATGTATAAAAAAGCTGAAGATTCACTTAAAAAAATTGAGTCAATTAAACCTGATCAAGAAGTAAAAGCTTCTAAGATATCAATAAAAGGCAAGAATAAGCTTTTTCGTTCGCTTAATAATTTCTACAAATTTGGCATTGTCATAACACAAAAAGAATTACTAGATCAAATATTCACTAATAAAAAAGATAAACAAAGATATCTTGATTTTGCATATAAAATTGCTGTTAAAAGAGCTTTCCAGCAGTTAATTAGAAAAAAGATAATTTTTTCTGATGAAGTAGAAAATATTCATTTTTTTATCGACGAACATACAACAGCTACAAATGGACGATATGAACTAAAAGAAGCTCTTGAAAGTGAATTCAAACGGGGTACTTACAATGCCAATTGGAATAAGTATCATGAACCAATTTTTTATTCTTTAAAAGATGTAAAACTAGAATTTTGCAACTCAAAATCTAAATTGCTAGTAAGAGCTTCTGATATAATAGCAAACAAGATTTTCTATCTTGTAAACAATAATAAATTTGAAGAAATAAGTAGAATAAATAACTTATTTTTTTGTAAATTGCCATAATAAAAATAATTTAATCCTGCTATAAGATAATATAATTATTTACCCAGGTTGTACAGTATATTGATGTATTTTGAATTTTATAATTTAAATATAAAAGGAATCTACTATTTTTATATTTATACAAGAAATAAAGAAAATAAATTATTAAAAAATGTAAACAAAAATAACGTAAGCATCTATAAATTAGATTTTTACGTTATTTTTTAATTGAGAATGTTCATTTGAAACATACATTATCACGTATTAAAATTTTTGTTTAAAATTCAATAATTTAATTACCTTTTTAATATATCTTCAATGAAGAAACTAGCATTATCATAAGAATTATATTTATTTGGATTACTTACAATATCTCTTTGAAAGTCTAGTGGTATTTCAATGTTAATTTTTTTGTTAAATTCCTTATTTGAGCTAGCACCAATTAAATAATAATTTTCATCATTATTGTCGCTTTTAACAAAGCAAACTGCAATGCTAAATTCAGTATTTGATACATTATCAAAAAGTTTATATTCATCACTTTGTTTTCAATCGTTTATATATTTTTTATAAGATTCAATAAGTTTAATCGTTTTATCTGGGTTATAGTCATTAATGCTCTTAACTTCAATATATAAATAATGTTTGACGTTATTATGCTTATCTATTTCAAAGATAAAATCAGGGTATGAACTTAGAATATCTGAATTATTATCAAAATATTCAAATGATATATTGCTTAACAGTGGATTTTTAGTTCATAATCGAACATTATTGTTATCATTACGATTCAAAAAATCTCTTATGCCTTTTACAAAAGCAATTTCAGACTTAGAATCAAAATAATATTTATTTTCATCGGAATCAATTGGAATATAAGCATATTTGATTTTATTTGGGTTTTTAAAAGTAATATTGTTATCTTTATTATTTTCGGAAATAGTTACAAAACTTTTATCGGGTAAATTTTTGCTTTCTTTAATTTGGTAAATTCTATTTTCTTTAGAAAAACTATCCAGCTTTTCTAAACAATTATTATAAATTTGTTTAATATTAGCTAAATATTTTTTAATAATTATGTAATAAAACATATTTTTATCAATTAAATGTTCACCGCTTTGTTCATCAAGTGTTAATTGATGCATATTATTTAATAATTCATTAGGCAAATATTTTCTTAAATTTTTTAACTGACCTTTAACAAACAATTCAAGCTCAATTGAATTGGTTATTTTAGTGTCAATTTTTACTTTATCACCATAAATTGAAGTTTTGCCATCTAAAAATTGGTATTTTTTATAGTCTTCAAAATATTTTTGTTGTTGTTCTAAAAAGCGATTTTTATCAAAAATATTACGAATAATTTGGTCAGCATATTCCTTACGATTTAATTGTTTTTTAATTACATCAGTATTTATTTTTCCATAAACAAATTTAGTATTTTTGTATTGTTCATTTAGTTGATATTCAACTCTTGATTTAGTTACTTCTTGATGATTTGAATAAATAAAATATGAGTTAGCAATTGAATTTTCATCAAAGTTAATTTTTTCCATAGGGATAGGCACACGACGAATTCGACCAATAGTTTGAATTGATAAAACTTTTGATGCAACATTCCTTAATTGCACAAGCATACAAGCTCTTGGGATGTTTCAACCAGTTGCTGGTCCTATTTTAAATAAAATTACATCGTAATTTGAACCATTACGTGATATTTCTTTAAGCGACACTTTAGAATCGCTATCAATTAATTTATTGGAAGTAATTTTGTCGTTTGAGAAATATTTAATTCAACTTAAGTTGTGTTTTTCAAGTATCTTAATTAAATCATTAATATAATTTTGAAATTCTTCACTTTGTTCTTTCTTTTCACTGTTAACTTGAATAAGCATTGCTGGACGCACATTTAGTGCTTCTTTAATGTTTTGAGCATATTTAAGTTTTACTTCTCTAAATTTTTCACAAGCTATTTCAAGAATTTGAATATCATCAATTTTATCAATATCTATATCATTAATTGATTCATTGAAAACTAGATTGTTTTTAATTAATTTAATATTGTCATTTTCAAATTCTTTTTCATCAATAGAAACTAGATTTTGATTATTGTCAGGAGTAGCAGTCATTTTAACAATGTAGCTTGCAACATTACTTACTTTTGTTTCAAATTTTTCAACATTTGCATCTTTTTTAATTTTTGATTCATTTGAGCCATAATGTGCTTCATCTCTAATGTATATTAAGCGGTAATTTTCGTTTTTTATTTGGTCTAAAAAAGCATCAAATATTCCATGTTCAGTTAAAATTCTATTTTTACCAAATGATGATTTACCAAATATAAATACATTATCAACATCAGCATGTAATTGTGGATCATAATCTCTTTTATTTTGAGTTGCACTTGAACTAGGCGAATCTACTCTTATAACTTGATAATTCGCTTGCAAATCATGTTTATAATCAAGTAAGTTTTGTGCCATCTGATAAGGCAAATCTGCTGATGAAAGAGTAGCAATAATAAAAACTAATTTATGTGGTGAGCCATCATTGCGGTTATTTTCAATCATTCGATGAATAAAATTAGCCATCATAAAGGTTTTACCACTACCAGTAGGCGCTTTAAAATAAACAACTTTTTTGTCTTGGTCTTCATCACTATTTAGAAAATCATTATAACGCTTGATTAATTCACTAACAGCTTGTTCTTGAGTATTTGATAAAATCATTATTCTCCTTTTTTAACTGGTTTAAGCGCTGTTAAAGATACAAGAATATTTTGTTCATCAATATTATTTTCATTAATTTCTTTAATATTAAAATCTTTTAGCATCTGTAAATAAGTTTTTTTAATTAAATCATTTTGCTTACTTGTGATTGATGTGTCAAAATACTGAGTTTTAAATACATTTAGATTGGCTTTAAAAGGTTGATTTTTAATACTTCAATCAAATTTTTCGCCTTTTGTGCCTATTCCATTGTTGATTCGGTAAATTCTTTCATAACAAATATTTGTACCAATGTTGTTTTCATCATTAGTTATAATTGTAAAACTTCTATTTCCGCCATCTTCACGGTTAAGTTCTAAAACAGCATGTGCTGTAGTGCCAGAGCCAGCAAAAAAGTCTAAAATGCGAGCATTTTTGTTATCGCAAACCATATTAATTAAATATTTAAGTAAGTTTTGTGGTTTGGGAAAATCAAAAGCATTTTTATTACCTAGTATATTGGTAATTTCTGTTCCACCTTCGTGTGAGTAAATATTATCAATAATATTTTCATAATCAATAATATTTTCATAAGGTTGACCGGCTTCAATTTTTTCTATTTTGAGTGTTTTGGGGTTGAATTTGACAAATTGATATTGTTTTCTTTTAGCAACTCAGTAGCCTTCAGTATTTTTTTCACATTCAATAAAACCTAACTCATCACCTTTTTTATAGGCTTTATAACCTCAAGTATAACAGGCTGAACGAGGTTTGATAATATTGGAATATAACTTAAATAACGAACCATCTGGTGCCTTAATTTCATAGTCTAGTGTTGGTGAATATTTAAAACTACCTGTTGATGAAGGACGGTGTAAATCTGTCAGTTTATAATATCCTCTTTGTTCAAAATATTCATCTTTAAATTTGTAACGTAATTTGTCTAATTTTTCGGCATCATGTTTAATGTAGTTAAATATTTTATTATTAATATTTTTGGCATAAAGCAATATATATTCAGTGTTTTTGACAATTTTATAATTAAATGTTGTGTTGCCGCCAGGACCTCTTTTTTTAATCCATGCTAAATTAGCTACAAAGTTTTCTTCGCCAAAAATTTCGTCCATTAAGACTTTTAGATAAGCTTGTTCATTGTCATCAATTGAAACAAAGATAACGCCATCATCTTTTAATAGCGAGCGAGCCATTTTTAGTCGCTCATTCATCATATTTAGTCAGCCATTGCGACTAAATTTATCGCGATAAATAAATTTAGATGCTTTTATATCATCTTTTTCACTATAAAATTGATTGCCTTCTTTACTTGATTTATCTGTATTGTATGGAGGGTCAATATAGATAATATCGTAGTTAGCGCTTAGCGCCCCGCTCTCTCTCTCTCTCTCTCTCTCTCTCTAGAACTATTAAATTCTTAAGAACATCATAGTTTTCACCAATGATTAAATTATTGTTTTGTTCTTTTAAATAATCATTAACAAAAGACATTTTTTTGTCTTTTGTTAATAAAGCAACTTGTGTTGCGTCAACACTAGGCGCTGCATCAAAAGTAAAGCCAATTTTAACTTTTTGGATTAAAAGTTGAAATATATTATCCAAATTTTCTTCCTTGGCATTTTCTAAAATTTCAATAATTAAGTTTTTTTGATCTGTATTTAGCAAGCTTTTTGACATATTTTCTATGTCTTTTTTGTATTCTTCTAAGCTTTTTAAACTCTTAGTCATATTTCCTCCATATAATAATTATTTTTTAATAATTATATTTAATAATTTATATGGTTAAATAAAGTATCTCTATAAATTTTAGTTATATTCATTACTAAATTAAAATGCACAAAGTAATAAATATATGTGCTTTTTAGATGTTTTTTGCTATAGAATAAGGACATTAAATAAATGCATATTATTTATAATGATATGAATTATAAGAATGAAACAAAAAATCAATTTTACAAATTCTTAAGGTAAATTTTTTCTGATTTTTATTTTAGTGTTATATTTTGTTTATGAAAAAAATAAGATTTTTGTTGCCAACATTATATTCTTTTGTTTTATTTTCAGTTTCTTGTGTTAAGCAGGAAGCTGAAAATAAAACAAAAGATAAGCAAAATGATTCCCTCATAATTAGTAATGTTTTAAAAGAAACAGATACAATAAAAACAGGCAATAGTGCAGAAGCAAAAAAACCTGCGCAACAAGAAAAAAAGAAAGAACAAAGTCAATCAATAGATAATCAAGAACAGTCGAGTTCTCAAAATTCAGATTTAAATCCTTTTAATGATTTAAACTCTATTGAGAAAAACATAACAATTTCAATTTCTTCTTATAAGAATAAAGATGCAAATAGTTCTTGAGCAGTGCTTAAAAATAATATAAGTGAATTAATTCCTTTATTAGGTTTAAATCAGGACATTAAGTCAAAATATAGCATCAGATATGCTGCTAATAATAATCCAGATGTTGATAATAATGCCGGGACAATTAAAAATATTAGCGTTAAATTTTCACATAATAACCAAAGCAGCGTATTGTATTTTAATTTAAATGGCTTTTATTTACAAAATAAAAGCTTGCCAAAAAATAATAAAAATAATCATAAATTAAGTAAAATTAACTACCCAAGTCAGAAAAGTGAATCTTTTGAAGAGAGAAAACTTGATAATAACAAAATCCAAGAAATGATTTTAAGTACCAAAAATACGACTCCCAACTTTTATTCGCACATTGATTATCAAATTACAAATGTTAACAAACCTTTAAATTCTGTGTCAAAAACTGACAATAAAATAAAACTTGAACTTCTTGATAAAAATCAAAAACCTGTATCTGGTGTAAAATGATTTTTGCGAACTTATTATCCACAAGACGCAGTTTATAGTGCTGGTCAAGGGCTTGAAGATGCATTAGTTAAGTTAGATGAAGACGGAACAGTAACTGCAAAAGAGCATACTGGAGAAAATAAATCTGCAGAAATATGAGCTGAATATAAAGGTTATTTATTTCGTAGAGACATTATGATATTAAATAAAACCCACTCAGATTATGATGTTCAAGAAGAAGAGGCAAGAGAAAAAGCTATTGAAGTTGCTAAGGATTGACACAATTTATCAAACTATCAAAAAGCTCTTAAAGCATATGATTGAATAACTAAAAATATTGCTTATCAAGAGAGAGGACCTAGAGTTGATCAAACTGCGTATTCAGCAATCATAGAAAAAAGAACAGTATGTACGGGTTACACATTAGCATTTAAAATGTTTATGGATATTCTTGGGGTTCCTTGCTCAACTATCCAAGGCAATGTAAGAGATCCAAATTTCGCAGATGATAAGCATATTTGAAACTTAGTTGAACTTGATGATGGTTGATATCATGTGGATGCGACTTGAGGCATTGACAGAAATAAATTGGGCAATAATAACTACTATTACTTTTTAATAGGTAATGATGACATTAGTCTAAATAGAGATTTTATTAAACCTAGTGAAAAAATTATGGGTAAAAAATATCTTTTTTCAAAAATAGATAATTATATTAGTGACCTTAAACAAGCACAAAAAGTAATTGAAATAGCTAAATTAGAAAGACCGGATGATGAGGGGATAGTTCTACAAACCGACTTAAAATTTAACGATTCTAGAAAACTTACCGACCTTGTGTCTAAAAGCATTGATGAACAAGGATATTTAAAAGGCGGCCCATATATAAATGAATATATGAACATGAGAAAGTATTCATATTTATCTTTAGATAAAATTTCAGCTAAAAATAAAACAAATATTGATTTAATGCTATCTGCGGAGCCAAACGGTAAGTTTATTAAAATTGATAACTTAGACAACATTGAATTATCTATTGAAAATATTGATGTAAAAGGTGCTTTTATTAAAGATGTAGTAAAAAAAGACTCTTCATATTTTGTTAGTTTAATTAATTTTGATAATACAGGGGATTGCATAGTAGCAATTAGAGTTTTTAAAGATGGCTACAAATTTAAATTAAATCAAGACAAGTTCAAATTTGTTGTCCAAAAACACAGTAAACCAGAAGCATATTTAGAAACATATAATAGTGATTCAGGTATACTGAAGGGCATTGACAATTCAATGCAGTATCGCATTTTTGGTACTGAGTGAAAAGATGTAAACTCAAACGAAATTTTGTTAAAAGGCATTGGAACCAAACAAATCTTAGTTAGAAGAAAAGCAACTGCTGATAAAGAAGCTTCTGATATTCAATTCATTTATCCTAAAAAGCAAAAAGATATTAATTTTATTGTTAAAGCTTACAATAATGAAATTATTGGAGTTGACCAAACTATGCAATATCGTCTTAAAGATTCTAACGATTGGATTAACATAAATACTTTAAGATTAAAAAATCTTTCAGATGGCATTTATGAAATTAGAGTTAAGCCCCAAATAAATGTTTTAGCTTCTGATTATCAAGAAGTAAAAATATCACGCAATTAGTAGTTACTAAACACATATGTCAAATTTTGATTTATGTGCGAAGACGATAAACTCAAGTGCAACATATGCACTTGGTTTTTTGTTTTATAATCAAAATTAAATAACTTATTTTTTGTAAAATGCTCTGATAATAAATATAAAAAAAGCGTTTTTAAAAACACTTTA
The genomic region above belongs to Mycoplasma tauri and contains:
- a CDS encoding MAG3090 family protein codes for the protein MKKVVICYNSQSKFPWILKHPKKDSIIAEFKSQLDAFNWYISFKIETLILFTNKKNELIGQIAYFKDKDRNNRFIFIAQSYGFENGVDYTSICSDFGIDPLKFSKLKTDAEIEKINKDLIFIFHANPMSYFEPKYEIKKRTKDEYLNNEAKDKIFQIQNSGLANTDKYTRVEVARTLNNKYDSGSVNLINVSSIVSNDKKVKEINDPIKQENIYQNKNSTQTAIREETNKEKNGEITKDETVFSKPSNDENSLLNTLDENETQNTDSIVNAQVSNDSFVMANSQSVEITNTKKNKKTKKRPVTVALITIFLIIIILGLTALTCFLLHYFNVVDFNPILEKMKLK
- a CDS encoding LppA-related lipoprotein, translating into MKKLRFLLPTLYPFALFSVSCVQQQAKNNSEDKKNDVINKENNDSIRDTSKEKDTIKTGNSAETEEPAQQEKNNEQSQSIDNQKQSSSQNSDSNLFNDLNSIEKNITISIPFYKNKDAKSSWAVLKNNINELIPLLGLNQDINSKYSIEYANDNNPNVDNNAGKIINIGVKFSHNNQSQVLYFNLNGFYLQKNNLPKNNKNDYLKAKVDLPMSVKGLYPSLIAHMLLYAEDPNKYNQKQVNSSGKYLINFEQLQNKNNDLFYEQVASLNISLKEAFFEYNENFNNKYMTKVVATKFNDIEGTLGIKIQITNTEDGPRNEPELAIEFEFNGLRKIDLNNGNNNVIGFNILPTDLVNLINKKDPIKKVIKDNYNSLNQPIDLIRNLDDFNYKSLINELNKIMNVSILDNELNTYRFTKGSEKISSFEGLQQKFGLYPFYTRFNDVIKNVRLEITQEDENKNAQIYFDVELPIFMQSSYTDLSDNEATGKSITINVKSKFNLNKINNIT
- a CDS encoding DUF3800 domain-containing protein, encoding MDIYVYSDESGVFGKKHNDFFVFAGFIFIGKKSKDEKSRMYKKAEDSLKKIESIKPDQEVKASKISIKGKNKLFRSLNNFYKFGIVITQKELLDQIFTNKKDKQRYLDFAYKIAVKRAFQQLIRKKIIFSDEVENIHFFIDEHTTATNGRYELKEALESEFKRGTYNANWNKYHEPIFYSLKDVKLEFCNSKSKLLVRASDIIANKIFYLVNNNKFEEISRINNLFFCKLP
- a CDS encoding DEAD/DEAH box helicase family protein, producing the protein MILSNTQEQAVSELIKRYNDFLNSDEDQDKKVVYFKAPTGSGKTFMMANFIHRMIENNRNDGSPHKLVFIIATLSSADLPYQMAQNLLDYKHDLQANYQVIRVDSPSSSATQNKRDYDPQLHADVDNVFIFGKSSFGKNRILTEHGIFDAFLDQIKNENYRLIYIRDEAHYGSNESKIKKDANVEKFETKVSNVASYIVKMTATPDNNQNLVSIDEKEFENDNIKLIKNNLVFNESINDIDIDKIDDIQILEIACEKFREVKLKYAQNIKEALNVRPAMLIQVNSEKKEQSEEFQNYINDLIKILEKHNLSWIKYFSNDKITSNKLIDSDSKVSLKEISRNGSNYDVILFKIGPATGWNIPRACMLVQLRNVASKVLSIQTIGRIRRVPIPMEKINFDENSIANSYFIYSNHQEVTKSRVEYQLNEQYKNTKFVYGKINTDVIKKQLNRKEYADQIIRNIFDKNRFLEQQQKYFEDYKKYQFLDGKTSIYGDKVKIDTKITNSIELELFVKGQLKNLRKYLPNELLNNMHQLTLDEQSGEHLIDKNMFYYIIIKKYLANIKQIYNNCLEKLDSFSKENRIYQIKESKNLPDKSFVTISENNKDNNITFKNPNKIKYAYIPIDSDENKYYFDSKSEIAFVKGIRDFLNRNDNNNVRLWTKNPLLSNISFEYFDNNSDILSSYPDFIFEIDKHNNVKHYLYIEVKSINDYNPDKTIKLIESYKKYINDWKQSDEYKLFDNVSNTEFSIAVCFVKSDNNDENYYLIGASSNKEFNKKINIEIPLDFQRDIVSNPNKYNSYDNASFFIEDILKR
- a CDS encoding site-specific DNA-methyltransferase codes for the protein MIYIDPPYNTDKSSKEGNQFYSEKDDIKASKFIYRDKFSRNGWLNMMNERLKMARSLLKDDGVIFVSIDDNEQAYLKVLMDEIFGEENFVANLAWIKKRGPGGNTTFNYKIVKNTEYILLYAKNINNKIFNYIKHDAEKLDKLRYKFKDEYFEQRGYYKLTDLHRPSSTGSFKYSPTLDYEIKAPDGSLFKLYSNIIKPRSACYTWGYKAYKKGDELGFIECEKNTEGYWVAKRKQYQFVKFNPKTLKIEKIEAGQPYENIIDYENIIDNIYSHEGGTEITNILGNKNAFDFPKPQNLLKYLINMVCDNKNARILDFFAGSGTTAHAVLELNREDGGNRSFTIITNDENNIGTNICYERIYRINNGIGTKGEKFDWSIKNQPFKANLNVFKTQYFDTSITSKQNDLIKKTYLQMLKDFNIKEINENNIDEQNILVSLTALKPVKKGE
- a CDS encoding type III restriction endonuclease subunit M, translated to MTKSLKSLEEYKKDIENMSKSLLNTDQKNLIIEILENAKEENLDNIFQLLIQKVKIGFTFDAAPSVDATQVALLTKDKKMSFVNDYLKEQNNNLIIGENYDVLKNLIVLERERERERERGAKR